One Archangium violaceum genomic window, GACGAGCTGGCGGGCAGCAACTCGCGTATCGCCAAGCTGATCGTCAAGCCGCCCGAGACGCAGAAGAACAAGTTCCTCGAGAAGCTCAATCAGCAGAAGGCGGAGAAGCAGGCAGAGAAGGCCGCCAAGGCGAAGAAGGACGAGGCGCAGACGGTCAAGAAGGACGTCCCCAAGCAGCAGGCCTCGTCCCAGGCCAAGCCGGACAAGCGGGCGGCGGCCAAGAACATGGCCGCGAAGATCTTCGGCGGGAAGGGTGGCGCCGCGAGCCTCTTCGGCGGTGGCGGCCTGGGTGGTGACCTGAAGAGCGCCATGGGCAACATGTTCGGCGCCAAGGGCAACGCGGCCGGTGGCTTCGGTGGCCTCGGTCTGCGCGGCGGTGGCGGCGGTGGCGGTGGCGGTGGTCAGACCATCGGCATCGGTGCCGTCGGTACCAAGGGCCGCGGCGGCGGCATGGGCGGCTACGGCTCCGGCGTGGGTGGCCTGGGCGGCAAGCAGAGCGTGGAGGTGGGCATCGCGGCCGAGGACGCCACGGTGACCGGCTCGCTCGACAAGGAGCTCATCCGCCAGGTCATCCAGCGCAACAAGGGGCAGATCCGCTTCTGCTACGAGAGCCTGCTCAACCGCTACCCGAAGCTGGGCGGCAAGGTGTCCATCCGCTTCACCATCGCCTCCGAGGGCAACGTGGTGACCTCATCGGTGGCCCAGTCCACCGCGGGCAACTCCGAGCTGGAGCAGTGCGTGGCCGGCCGCGTCCGCACCTGGTCGTTCCCCAAGCCCAAGGGCGGCGGCTCGGTGGTCGTCACCTACCCGTTCATCTTCAAGGCGGCCGGCGAGTAGTCGCTTCCGCTGAGTGAAAACGTTCAGGTGGGCGGTTCCGTCACGACGGAGCCGCCCATCTTGCTTTTTGGCGCTGGCGTCTCCGTGCTGCTGGGCTAACGTCCGAGCTCGCATGAAAGCCCTTCGCCCCTTTGTCGTTTGTGCCGCACTGGCGCTCCCTTCGCTCGCGAACGCGCAGGCCGCTGGTGACAGGCCGGCCGAGACCATCGAGGAGATCGAGCGCGGTCTCTACTTCTCGGTGCTTGGTGGCCCCTTGTTCATCGTGAATCCTCCCGCGTCCGAGGGTCCTCGGCCCTTCTCGCCCGGGCAGATGGCCCAGGTGGAAGTGGGCGTGGACATCGGAGATCGCCTGTCGCTGGGTGTCTTCGTGATGGGTGCCTCCAACCGAGCAGGCTCGGAGTACGTGGGCAACTCGGGCGGCGCGGCCTCCGGTGACTTCTCCATGCTGGTGCCCGGCGCCGTGGCGCGCTTCCACCTCGTGGGATTCGCCGATGCCCAGGAGGTCAAGCGCACGTGGATCTACGTCCGCGGTGGCGCCGGTTACGCCTTGTTCAGGCCGAAGCAGCTCCTGCCAGACCCCGACATTCTGGTTTTCGCCGGACCGGGACTGGAGTACTACACACGCCTTCGCCACTTCTCGGTGGGTATCGAGGTGACGGGGAGCTTCTTCGTCCAGTCTCAGTCATTCGGGTTCGCGGTGACGCCGAACCTTCGCTACGCGTTCTAGCGGGAGAAACACGTGCCTCAGGAGAATGGAAGCGGTGGGCCGCGCGGTGGGCGGGGCCGGGAGGGCGGTGCGCCCGGCCAGGGTCCGCGTCGTGACGGTCCGGGTGGTTTTGGTGGTCGCGACGGAGGTCGCGGCCGGGGTGATGGACCCGGGCGGGGCCGGGGTCGTGATCGTGCGGAAGGGCCCGTCGGTCCGGGCCAGCGTGTCATCGCCGAGCTGAGCACTCTGGAGAAGGCGCTGGGCAAGGCTGATTTCGCCGCCCAGAAGTCGCCGCTCGAGACGATCGTGCGCTCGCTGCGGTCCATGCGGGTGAAGTCGCTCGACGAGTTGGAGCTCAACGTGCGTGGTCGGCTCATCACCACGTTGCTGCGCGTGCAGCGCCAGACGCGGCCTCCCGCGCCCGAGGCGGCGCCCGCCTCCACGGGTGAGGCGGGCGCCGAGGCCGCGCCGACGCCTCCGGAGACTCCGGCCACCGAGGAAGCACAGCAGGCGACCCCCGCGGAGGGCGCGGAGGCTTCCACCGCCGCTCCGGCCGAGGGTGCCGCGCAGGCCCCGGCGGCGGATCCGGTGAAGGAGAAGTTCAACGCCTACGTGGATGTCATGTACCTGGTGGGCCGCGCCTGGCGCGCCGCTGGGGATCAGGAGCGTGCCGCGGCGGCCTTCGCGCTGAGCGGGCGCGAGCCGCAGCCCGAGCGTGAGGAGCCCGCCCCCGCTGCCCGTCCCACGGGAGAGCGTCGAGAGGGTGAGCGCCGCGAGGGCCGTGAGCGCGGTGATCGTCGCGAGGGCCGTGAGCGTCGCGAGGGCCGTGAAGGCGAGCGGCGTGAGCGCGGCGAGCGCCGGGAGCGTGGTCCCGAGGGCGAGCGCCGGGGTGAGCGGGGTGAGCGCGAGCGTCGGCAGCCCCTGCCCGAGTTGACGGGTGACTGGACGGAGCAGGTGAAGCAGCTCGAGAGCATGGGCCGTACGCGTGATGCGGCGCGCATGCACGAGCGCAACAACTCCTTCGCCGAGGCCGCCCGGCTCTTCGAGGCCGGTGGGGATGTGCGGAGCGCGCTGCGCGCCGCCCTGGCGGGCAAGGAGAACGACACCGCCCGCCGTCTCATGGCGACGGTGCCCGCCGAGCAGCTCACCCAGGTGCTCGAGAAGGCCGGGGCGTACGAACTGCTGATGGAGCTCTACATCGGCAAGGGTGACTTCGAGAATGTCGCCCGGCTGTACGAGCGTGCCCGTCAGTTCGATCAGGCGGCGCTCGCCTACGAGCGCGCCGGGAAGCTGGCCCTCGCGCGCAAGGCGTACGAGCGCACCCGCGACTTCGCGGCGGCCAACCGCATCCGGGACCTGGAGGTGAAGGTCCTGGTGGAGCGCGGGGATCGGCTCGGTGCGGCCACCCTGCTGGTGAACGCCGGCCGCCGCCAGGAGGCGGTGGACGTGCTGGGAACCCTCCCGCCGCCCAAGGCCTTCCACTTCCTCCAGCGGCTGAAGCTGGAGGAGGAGGCCAAGGCACTTGCGCAGAAGGAGCTCGCTCGCGCCGAGGCGGAGAACAAGCCGGCCGGCCGCGCCCGGTGGCTGGAGCTGCTCGGAGAGGCAGCCACCGCGGCGGCGCTCTACGAGGAGATCGGCCGCAAGGAGAAGGCCATGGGGCTGTACGAGCAGATCGGCCACCTGCCGAAGGCCGCGGCCCTGGCGGAGGAGCTTCAGCTGCGTGACCGGGCCCTCGCCCTGTACACGAAGCTCGGCGACAGCGCGGGCGTACAGCGCGCCGAAGCCCTGCCCGCTATCCCCCCTCCCAAGAGGCCCGCGGATGCCGCCGCGGCCGCGGAAGAGGCCGAAGAGACTGGGGGTGAGGGCGAGAAGGCCCCCGAGGGGAGCTCGTCCGCTCCCGCTGCAAACGAGCGAGAAAGCCAATAAATCTCGACAGTTGGCGGGATTTGCGGGATTGCTGGGGAAGGTGAGCGGGCGATAGAGTGCCGCTCCCTCCCCTTTCTTTTTTTCGCGAGGCCCGCCTTACATGGACCAGCCGAACCTCCGTCGACCCGCCGAGCGAGTCGTTTCCGACCGGCCTTTCGCCGAGGTCGAGGCCGCGCTCGAGAAGGCAGGCCGCGTCGAGGAACTCATCCGTCTCTACGAGGGACGCGCGCGCGAGACGCCCACCACCGAGGCGGTGCGGGTGCTGGTGCGCGCGGGGCAGCTCGCCTACGAGCGACTGCGCAACCCGGCTCGTTCGGAAGAGCTCCTGCGGCGCGCGCTGCTGATCGCCGAGGACCCGCGGCCCGTTCTGCGTGGATTGAAGATCGTCTACGAGGCGCGCCAGGACATGGCCGCGCTCGTGGATGTGCTGGAGCGACTCGGAGCCCTGAGCAAGGGTGACGAGGCCGTGTCCTGCTTCATGAAGGCCGCGAACTTCCATGAGCAGAAGCTGTTCCGGCGCGATCGCGCGGTGCTGTGCCTGCAGCGGGCCGCTCGCATCAAGCCGGAGCGCGCGACCTTCAAGCGCGTGCGCCAGCTCCTCCTGGCCGAGGAGCGCTTCCAGCCCATCTTCGAGTCGCTGGAGCGCGAGCGCGCCGCGCTCGGCGGCGAGGGCATGGCGGAGGAGTACGCCAGCTTCGCCGAGCGGCTGGTGGAGGATCCCACCGAGCACGTGCTCGCCCAGCAGGCGTTAGCCGTGGCGCGGGAGCTGGATCCGAAGAACGTCCGGGTGGAGAAGGCCACGCAGACGCTGGAGCGCTTCGAGCAGTCGTGGCGTGAGCGCGCGCGCATGCTGCGTGGCATGTCCCTGGAGGAGCGCGATCGCAAGAGCGCGGCGCGGCTGTCCCTCCTGGTGGCCAAGCTGCACGCCTGGTACGAGCCCGCCGCCACGGACAAGGTGAAGGAAGCGCTGGACCGCTGCTTCCTGCTGTGGCCCGGCATGCCCGAGGCGCTCAACCTCATCGAGCGCGTCGCCGAGCGCAACGGTGATTTCACGCCGGCGCAGGCCTGGCTCGAGACGCTGGCGGGCGAGGCTCGCGAGCGCAACGCCCAGGTGGACCTGTGGCTGCGGCTGGGCACCCTGCGACTCACCCGGCTCAATGACGCGGCCGGGGCGCTCGCCGCCTTCGAGAAGGCCACGACCGTGGACCCGGCGCGCGCGGATGTGGCGACACTCGGCGCCGAGCTGCTGCTGGAGCAGGGCCGCGCGGCCGAGGCCCTCGCGATGCTGGAGCGCTACCTGGGCACGGTGAAGGATCGCGTGACGCAGGTGGCCCTGCGGCTGCGGTTGGCGGACCTGTGCCTGCACCAGAACGACGGAGACGCGGCGCGCGTGCACCTCGATGCCGCGCTCAAGCTGGATCCGGCCAACGCGCTCGCGGCCTTCCAGCTCGCCCGTCTCCTGGCGGAGGAGGAGAACTTCGAGGCGCTGGAGCCGCTGCTGGACCTGGCGCTGCTCGCCCCGCGCCCGCGCGCCGAGCGCGTGGCCTTCTGCGAGGGACTCGCGCTCCTCTACGAGGAGGCGGACAACGCGCGGGGGGCCTTCGAGGTGCTCGCGCGCGCCCTGGCGCTGGAGCCCACCCGGCCCATGCTGTTGGACTCGGTGATGGAGCATGCGAGCAGGGCCCACGCGGAGCCCGCGCTCGCGATGGCGCTTCGTCGTGCGGCCACGGTCGCGCCTCCCGAGGCGGCCCTTCCGCTCTGGCGGCACCTCGCGCAGCTGCTCCAGGGGACGCTGGCGGACCCCGCGGGTGCCGAGGCGGCCTGGAAGGAAGTGCTCGCGCGCGCGCCGGGTGATGGCGCCGCGCAGGAGGCGGTGAAGTCGCTCCGAGCCGCCGCCGCGCTCACGGATGACCCGAAGGTGCGCCTGGAGGGGGAGATCGCCCGGCGCGAGGCCACGGGCGCGGCTCCGGCCGAGCTGGAGCCGATGGTGCGCGAGCTGGTGAAGCTGGCTCCCGACGATCCGGCTCCCGTGCGTCGCCTGCAGGCGCTGTGCGTGGCGCTGTCGAAGTTCGAGGAGGCCGCGGCGCTGGCGGGGAAGCTGGCGAAGCTGGCCGAGACGCAGGTGGAGCGCAGCGACTGGGCAGGGCGTCAGGCCCGTCTGTTCGCCGAGCGCCTGAATCGCCCGCAGGAGGCGGCGGGACTCTTCCTCCAGCTGCTCGCGGAGAACGTCGCCACCGGCGTGGTGCTGGGCGGGCTCGAGCGGCTCGCGGCGGCCGGCGTGCGCACGGCGGAGATCGCCGAGGCGCTCGCCAACCACTATGGCCGCGGCGGTGACCACCAGCGCCAGGTCTCGGCGATGGTGCAGCAGCTCGAGGCCACGAAGGACGCGGCGGGGCGCCAGCGATTGTTCGGACAGATCGCCGACATCCACGAGAAGCATCTGGCCGATGGCCGTGGTGCTTTCGACTACCGCGTGCGAGCCCTGCGCGAGGCGCCCACGGACGAGGCGAACCGCGCCGAGCTGGCGCGTCTGGCTCACGATCTGTCCGTCCATGCCGAACTGGTGCGCGTGCTGCGGGCGCTGGCCACCGAGGCGGAGGCCCCGGAGCTCGCGGTGCAGCTGCTCTCCGATGCGTCGAGGCTGGCCGAGGAGTCCGCGGCGCTGCCGGAGGCCATCGGCACGATGGAGGCGGCGCTGCAGCGGGTGCCCGAGTCGCCCGAGGTGCTCGGCCGGCTCATCCAGCTGTATGGCAAGTCGGGGCGCGCGGCGGATGCGGACGCGCTGCTGCGCAAGCGCATCCTGACGGCCACGAAGGCGGAGAAGGTGGAGCTGCAGATGCAGCTCGTGGAGCTCAACGCCGGGCTGGGCCGGCCGCTGGAGGCCGCCGAGGCGCTGCAGGCCGCCATCCACTCCGGCGCGGACGAGGTGCGGCACCTGCCGCGTCTGGCCGAGCTGTACGAGAAGGCCGGTCGCAACCGGGAGCTGGGCGAGGTGCTCGCCCGGCAGATCGCGCTCGCCGAGGACGCGGGCGACCTGGATCGCGTGGCGCGCCTGACGCTCAAGCGCTCGCAGGTCCTGCAGGATTCGTCGGGGGACCGCACCGACGTGGTGCGCAGCTTCGCGGACATCCTCCGTCAGCGTCCTTCCGACGTGGACGCCCGTGCCGCGCTCGAGGGCATGCTCGGCTCCGGCACCGCGCGCGAGGAGGCCGCGCGGGCCCTCATTCCGGCCTATGAGGCCACCAAGGACCACCGCAAGCTGGTGGCCGCGCTGGACGTGCTTTCCGAAGTGGCGCGTGACGACGCGGCCCGGGTACTGGCGCTGCGTCAGGCCGCGACGGTTCACCTGACGCAGCTGCGTCAGCCGGAGCTGGCCTTCGCTTCGCTCGCCCGGGCCCTGCGCCTGGCTCCGGGTGATGCCGTCCTTCGCGTCGCCGCGCGCCAGGCCGCCGAGGACGCGGACTCGCTGGACGCCTACGCGGAGATCCTCATCGAGTTGACGGAGGAGGGGAGCACGGGCCCCTTCCGGGCGGGGCTGCTGCGAGATCTGGCCGAGGTCCAGGAGAAGAAGCTCGACGATCGGGATGCCGCGGTGAAGGCGCTCCGGTCCCTGCTGGCGCTGGAGCCCGGCAACCTCGACTGCCTGCGCGCGCTGCAGCGCCTGCACCGCGCGGGCGAGGAGTGGGCCGCGCTCGCCGAGGTGCTGGAGAAGCTCGCCGCCGCCGCGCCCGAGGTGGCCGAGCAGCTCGCGTACCTGCGCGAGGCCGCCCTGCTGCACGAGTCCAAGCTGGCCGATCTGGAGAGCGCCGCCGCCGCGTGGCGTGCCATCGCCGAGCGGGATCCGCTCCAGCGCGAGGCCGCCGTCGCCCTGGACCGGCTCTACGCGGAGCTGAACCGCCCGAAGGATCTGGCATGGGCACTCGGCCTGCGGCGCACGCAGGAGGGGCAGAGCCCGCAGGGCCGCGAGGTTTCCTTCCGCCTCGCCGAGCTGCTGCGCACCCGGCTGGACGATCCCAACGCCGCGCTCCAGCTCTATCAGGGCATCCTCGCCGAGGATCCCGGTCACCCCGGCGCCCGCGCGGCGCTCGAGGAGTGGGTGAAGGCGGCCGTGCCGATGAGCGCGGGCGCCCTGGAAGTGCTCGACCCGGTGCTGGCCCGGTTGGGAGACCACGCGCGTCGCGTGGCACTGCGTGAGGCGCGCATGGACTCCGCGCTCAGCGTGGAGAAGTCGCAGCTCGCCGCGGATATCCGCCGCATCTACGAGCAGGACATGCACCAGCCCTCGCTCGCCTTCATGGCGGCGGTGAAGGCCTTCTCGCAAGGAGTGGATCGCGAGGGCCTTCAGGTGGAACTGGAGCGGCTCGCGCGTGAGACGGGCTCGCACGAGATGCTGGCGGAGCTGTACGAGGAGGCCGCCTCGGATCTGCCCTCGGGTGACCCGTCGGGCCTCGGGCTGCTGCGTCGGTCCGCGGAGCTGCGTGAGCAGCTCGGCCAGACGGAGGAGGCCGCCAGCGTCTGGAAGAAGATCCTCGAGGACGCGCCGCAGGACCGTCAGGCGCTCGAGGCCCTCTCGCGCCTGTACGAGCGGGGGCAGAACGCCAAGAGCCTCTCCGAGGTCTATGCCGCCCAGTCGGCGCTGGCCACGGATCCCGAGGCCCGGCGCGCCCTGCTGGTGAAGGCCGGCGAGGCCCATGCCGCCGCGGGCGATGATGCCAAGGCCATCGAGACGTGGCGTTCGGCACTGGCCATCCGCAAGGCGGCGGACGGTCTGCTCGCGTTGGACAAGCTGTTCGCCAAGACGCGGCGCTTCGTGGAGCAGGCGGACGTATTGGATCAGCTCGCCGAGCTGGCCACGGACAACGAGTCCCGCCGCGGCTTCATCCTGCGCCGGGCGCAGCTGCTGGAGAAGGAAGGCAGCCACGCCGAGGCGCTGAGCGCGTACCGCGATTTGATGGCGCTGGCCCCGGCGGATCCACAGGCCGTGGCCGGTCTGGAGCGCATGCTCCAGCTCGAGGCGCAGCGGGGCGAGGCGGCGCGGCTGCTCGAGCCCGTCTACCGCGGCCTCAACGACACCCGGAAGCTGGTGGAGGCGCTGGAGATCCTCCTGCCCGGGTCCCTGCCCGCGCAGCGGCTGGAGCGGATCCAGGAGATCGCCACCCTGCGCGAGGCGCTCGGCCAGACGTCGCTCGCCTTCGCCGCGCGCCTGCGCGCCTTCAACGAGGCCCCGCAGGACGACGACGTCCGCGATGACCTGGAGCGGCTCGCGGCCGACTCCGGCTCCTTCGAGGAAGTGGCGGCGGCGTACGAGGATCAGCTCGAGCGCGGCGCCACCGAGCCCCTGGCGGGCGACCTGTGGCGACGGCTCGCGGGCATCTACGACGGGCGCCTCAAGCGCTACGATCTGGCGGTGCGCGCGTTGGAGGAGGTCAGCCGGCGCGATCCGCAGAACAAGCAGGTACTGGAGTCCATCTCGCGCGTGCATCGCCGCACCGGTGCGCACCGCGAGCTGGGGCTGGTGATGCGCCGGCAGGTAGCGGCCGAGGCGTCCGTCGCCGCGCAGGTGAACCTGCTCTTCGAGCTGGCCCACCTCGCCGAGGAGACGCTCGCCGACAAGGCGCTCGCGGCGCAGACGTACCGTGAGATCCTCGAGCGCCGGCCGGAGGACGCCAACGCCCTCAAGCTGCTGGGCCGTGTGCTGACACAGATGGAGCGCTGGCCGGAGCTGGCGCAGCACATCGAGCGGGAGATCCAGCTCGCCGACACGCGCAACGCCCAGGAGGAGGGCAGTGAGCTGCGCGTGCGCCTGGGCCGCTTGCGGTTCAGCCGCCTGGATGATCCGCGCGGGGCGCTGGAGCTCTACCAGGAGGTGCTCCGCCGCCGGGCCGGGCACGCCGGTGCGGTGGGCGCGCTGGAGGAGATGGCGCGCTCGGACAGCCCGCTGCGTGGCCAGGCCGCGCTGGCGCTGGAGCCGGTGTTCGCGGCGGTGGGCGATCACCTCAAGCAGGTTCAGATGCTGGAGTCGCGCGTCTCCGCCGAGCCGGTGCCCCAGGAGCGCTCGGCGCTGCTACGGCGCATCGCGGAGACGTACGCGGGCCCGCTGGAGAACGCGGAGATGGCCTTCCTCTCCGCCACGCGCGCGCTGCGCGACATGCCGGATGACCAGCGCACGCTCGAGCTGTGCCTCTCGCTGGTGGACAAGGCGGGGGCCGCCGAGGAGTTCGCGGCCGTCCTCTCCGAGATCGCTCCGAGGGCGGGGGATGTCTCCCGGGCCGAGCTGTACCGTGCACTGGCCCGGCTGCAGGCGCGCCTGGGCGAGGACGACGAGGCGCTGGCCTCGTGGCGCAAGGTGCTGACGCTGCGGCCCACGGACACCGACGCGCTCGACAGCGTGGCGCGGCTGGTGGCCGACTCCGGCACGCCGCAGGAGTTGCTGGAGGTGTTGCGCCGCCAGCTCGCGAGCGCCGAGGAGCCGGCCCGCCGGGCATCGGTGCTGCTGCAGATCGCCGTGCTCCAGGAGGAGAAGCTGCAGGACGGGCTGGGCGCACTGGCCACCCTGCGGCGCTTGCTGGACGTGAAGCCGGACGACGCCGCCGCGCTCACGCGGATGGATGGTCTGTGCCAGAAGCTGGAGCGCTGGCCGGAGATGGCGGACGTGCTGGCGCGCCGCATCGCGCTCGTGTCGCCCGAGGAGGGACTGGAGCTGAAGTTCCGCCTCGCGGTGCTGCGCGAGACGAAGCTGTTGGACAAGGCGGGTGCGCTGTTGCTCTACGGTGAGGTGCTCTCGCTGCAGCCCAACCACGCGGGCGCGGTGGGCCGCCTGGAAGCGCTGGTGGCCCGCGAGCCGCAGAACCTGCTCGCGGTGGAGACGCTGCTGAATGCCTTCCGCGCGAGCGGGGATGTGGGTCGGCTCGCCTCGCTCATCGAGACGCGGGTGGGCGTGTCCCCGGACTCGCACGAGCGCAAGACGCTGCTGGGCGAGCTGGCCACGTTGCGCGAGGCCCAGGGCGAGCCGGAGCTCACCTTCCTGGCGCTCTTCCGGTCCTTCAAGGAGGACCCGAACGACGCCGAGCTTCGCAAGCGGCTGGAGAACGCCACGGACGCGGCGGGCTCGTACGACGAGCTGGTGGTGGCCTACGAGGATGCGCTGCCGCGCGTGGCCGAGGCCCGCGACGCGGCGGAGATGTGCATCAAGCTGGGCCAGCTCTTCGAGTCGCGCCTGCAGGAGCCCGAGCGCGCCGTCATCTACTACGAGCGCGCGCGCACGCTGAACCCGTCGGAGCAGCAGAAGTCGCTCGCCGCGCTGGATCGGCTGTACGTGTCCCTGGAGGCGTGGCCGGAGCTGGCCAACGTGCTGGAGTCGCTCGCGTCCTCGGCGGAGGAGACGGCGGACAAGGTGGGCTTCCTCTTCCGCCTGGGACAGCTCGTCCAGGAGAAGCTGGACGGCATGGACCGCGCGGCCTCCGCGTTCGAGCAGGTGCTGGCGCTGGAGCCCGGGCACCTCGCCTCGGCGCGGCTGCTGGAGAACATCTATGACGCGGCCGGCGCGCACGACAAGCTGTACAACATCCTGAAGCTGCAGTCCGAGCGCGTCACCGGTCCCGAGCGCGAGCGCGTCCTCACGCGCATGGCGCAGGTGTCGGCCGAGGGCCTGGGGGATCTGGACCAGGCCATCGCGCTGTACCGCGAGCTGCTGGCGAAGAACGCGCGCAACGAGCAGGCCTTCACCTCGCTGGAAGCCCTCTACGAGAGGGCGGGTCGCCACGAGGAGCTGCGCACGTTGCTGTCGGACCGACTGGCGCAGACGTTGGATCCGCGCGAGGTGGTGCGGCTCAACGAGCGGCTGGGCCGGGTGCTGTACCGGCTGTTGAAGCAGCCGGCGCTGGCGGTGAGCCACCTCAAGGCCGCGTTGGATCGCGACCCGCGGCACCGGGGCGTGCTGGACACGCTGCGCGAGCTGTATGAGGAGACGGGGCCGGCGGAGGAACTGGTGGGCATCCTGCGGCGGCTCGTCCCGCTGCAGGAGTCGGCCGAGGGCGTGAAGGTGCTGCGCCTGCGGCTGGCCGAGGTGCTCACGGGGATGGGCCGGCGCGAGGAGGCGCTGGACGCGGCCCGCCGCGCGCTGGAGGTGGAGCCGCACGTGGTGGCGGACCTGGAGCGAGTCCACGCGCTCTTCGTCTCGCTGCGGGCCTACAACGACGCGGTGCGTGCGCTCGAGCTGAAGGTGCAGGTGCACCTGCAGACCGAGGAGCGTGAGCAGGCGGTGGCCACGTGGTTCGCGGTGGCGGACCTGTGGGCCGGTGAGGGTGGCAAGCCCGAACTGGCCGCCGGGGCGCTGGAGAAGGTGCTGGAGCTCGACCCGGCCAACCGTACGGCCTACGAGCGCGCCTGCGAGCTCTACCGCGCGCACAACGACTGGCGTGCGTACGCGCAGGTGGTGGATCGCTACCTGCCGCACCTCGTCACCGAAGAGGAGAAGCTGGCCACCCTCAAGGAGCTGGCACGGGTCCAGGAGGAGCGGCTCGGCCAGAAGGACGTGGCGTTCCTGGCGCTCTGCCGCGCGATGCAGATCGACGCGGCGGACGATCACCTGCGCGAGGAGGTGGAGCGGCTCGCCGACGAGACGGGCTCGCACGAGGAGCTCGCCGCCGTGTACGAGGAGGTGGCGGACTCGCTGCCTCGGGGTCCGCTCGCCGAGCGCATGTACGCCACACTGGCGCGCGTCCACGACCTGAAGCTGGACGATCCGCAGGCCGCGGAAGGGGCGCTGCGGAAGATCCTCGAGTTCGACCCGACGAACGCCACGGCGCTCGATGGGCTGGCGGGGATGTTCCAGCGGCGTGGCCGCGAGCGTGAGTACGTGGTGGCGCTGGAGCAGAAGCTCGAGGCCGCCGGCTCCATCGAGGCGCGCAAGGGCATCCTCCGGGAGATCTCCCGCGTCTTCGAGGAGCAGGGGGACCCGGACGAGGCCGCGAGCGCGCTGCTGCGTGCGTTGGACCTGGAGCCGGACGCCGAGACGTTGGGCGTGCTCACCGATCTGTACCGCCGTCAGAATGCCTGGAAGGACGTGGCGTCCACGCTGCTCCGGGCTCGAGACCTGGCGGCCACCGTGGAGGAGCGGGCACGCATCCAGGTGGAGGTGGCGAACGTCTATGAGCGCGACATCGGTGACGACGAGGCCGCGGTGGTCGCGTTCCGCCAGGCGCTCGAGTTCGAGCCGTACAACCTCCAGGCGCTGGAGTCGATGGAGCGGCTGTACACCAAGCTGGATCAGCCGGCGGATCTGCTCGCCATCTACGAGCGCATGCTCGAGGTGGTCTCGGACTACCGCGAGCGCGTGCGGGTGATGTTCCGCTGCGCGAGCATCTGGGAGGACAAGTTCCAGAACCCGGCCAACGCGGATGCCTTCATCGAGGGCGTGCTGGCCATCGATCCGCAGAACCTGCAGGCCATCAAGACGCTGATCCGCCTGCGGCGCATGCAGGGCCGGTGGGAGGATCTGATCGTCGCGTACGAGCGGCAGCTCCAGCTGGCCACGACGCCGCAGGAGCAGGCCGAGCTGTACGTGGAGATCGGCAACGTCTACCACCAGCAGCTCAAGCAGGTGGACCGGGCGGTGAACACGTACCACCAGGCGCAGGCGGTGGATCCGATGAGCCGGCCGGCGCTGCACGCGCTCGGCAAGCTGTACGAGCGAAGCGGCAACTGGCCCTACGCCCTGGAGATGCTGCAGCAGGAGGCGCAGCTGGCGGGGCCGGTGCCCGAGGCGGTGGAGCTGTACTACCGCATGGGCAAGATGCAGGAGGACATGCTGATGGACACGGGCAGCGCCCGTGTCGCCTATCAGAATGCCCTCTCCATCGATCCGGGCCACCTGCCCAGCATCCGCGCCCTCAAGGGCATCCAGGAGCAGGAGAAGGACTGGGGCGGTTACGAGCAGACGCTGCTCC contains:
- a CDS encoding tetratricopeptide repeat protein; the encoded protein is MPQENGSGGPRGGRGREGGAPGQGPRRDGPGGFGGRDGGRGRGDGPGRGRGRDRAEGPVGPGQRVIAELSTLEKALGKADFAAQKSPLETIVRSLRSMRVKSLDELELNVRGRLITTLLRVQRQTRPPAPEAAPASTGEAGAEAAPTPPETPATEEAQQATPAEGAEASTAAPAEGAAQAPAADPVKEKFNAYVDVMYLVGRAWRAAGDQERAAAAFALSGREPQPEREEPAPAARPTGERREGERREGRERGDRREGRERREGREGERRERGERRERGPEGERRGERGERERRQPLPELTGDWTEQVKQLESMGRTRDAARMHERNNSFAEAARLFEAGGDVRSALRAALAGKENDTARRLMATVPAEQLTQVLEKAGAYELLMELYIGKGDFENVARLYERARQFDQAALAYERAGKLALARKAYERTRDFAAANRIRDLEVKVLVERGDRLGAATLLVNAGRRQEAVDVLGTLPPPKAFHFLQRLKLEEEAKALAQKELARAEAENKPAGRARWLELLGEAATAAALYEEIGRKEKAMGLYEQIGHLPKAAALAEELQLRDRALALYTKLGDSAGVQRAEALPAIPPPKRPADAAAAAEEAEETGGEGEKAPEGSSSAPAANERESQ
- the cglE gene encoding adventurous gliding motility protein CglE; the protein is MKALRPFVVCAALALPSLANAQAAGDRPAETIEEIERGLYFSVLGGPLFIVNPPASEGPRPFSPGQMAQVEVGVDIGDRLSLGVFVMGASNRAGSEYVGNSGGAASGDFSMLVPGAVARFHLVGFADAQEVKRTWIYVRGGAGYALFRPKQLLPDPDILVFAGPGLEYYTRLRHFSVGIEVTGSFFVQSQSFGFAVTPNLRYAF